DNA sequence from the Coccidioides posadasii str. Silveira chromosome 5, complete sequence genome:
TCAATATTCTGCTCTCAAATTTCTCACTGTCAAAGGGCTACGCCATATGCTATCTTTAGAGTTCAATGACGCTGAGTAGGAGTGGCGGAACTTCCTCACATCAATGCCGGATATCGACAGGATAGCGTCAGGAATGAGTATGTTGAAGGAGAATGGCGACCATCTCTTAATTGATGAGCACTCTGTCTTGCCTTCCACAGCCCACCAACCACTTAAAGGCTGCCCGAGCGATGCTGCCCCAAGAGGGGGTTCCATCAGCACCGAAGAGACCTGGCAAGATGGGCGAGCAGGTTCAATCTGTCCCGAAAGGGATGGTGAACTCCATTGTAAACGCCCGGGGGATGTGGCATCAGCCTTCGATAAGAGGATCCTATTGAACGAAACCCCTTCTGGGCTTGGAGAGGTAGAAAGTTCTCTTGGGTACGTGCTGTGAATTATTAACACGGCCAGTAGCGTCCCGGCCCCCTTACTCATACTCTTCTCGACTCCAGGGTTCGGTGGGCTCCTCTTAGCATTAGCCCGAGACGACGCTTTCAGACTTTAGTGGTCCTGTATCACACCGTTTCCATCGCTATATTTCTAAcagctttcttcttctcctgcgCCATACCGTTATTCTGGCCGCTTTTGCTGCCCTACCTTATTTATATTTCGCTGTTTTCGAAGGTGGCCACTGACGGCTCTCTACGACGGCGGAGTCGGTTTCTGCGATCGCTTAGAATCTGGACGTATTTCGCAGGATACTTCCCGGCGAAGCTTCATCGCTCCGAAGTTCTTTCACCAACGAGAAAATATATTTTCGGATATCATCCCCATGGGATTATATCGCATGGAGCCTTCGCAGCTTTTGCGACTGAAGCTCTCGGGTTCTCCGAGCTTTTTCCCGGTATTACCAATACCTTACTTACCCTAGATTCTAATTTCCGCCTCCCTTTCTATCGCGATTACGCTCTAGCTATGGGTCTAGGAAGTGTGTCTCGCGAATCCTGCGAAAACCTTCTCTCCAGGGGAGGCGCAGATGGAGAGGGCATGGGACGAGCAATTACCATTGTGGTTGGGGGTGCGCGTGAATCTCTGGATGCCCAGCCACACATGATTCGTCTAGTCTTAAAGCGACGCAAGGGCTTCATCAAACTTGCCATTCGCACAGGCGCAGATCTTGTGCCGGTGCTGGCGTTCGGGGAGAAcgaattatataaacaagtGGCGTCCGACCAACATCCCCTCATACATAAATTTCAGCTTCTAGTGAAGCGTACGATGGGATTCACGATCCCTCTTTTCCATGCCAGGGGCGTGTTCAACTATGATGTTGGATTGATGCCGTATCGAAGGCCGTTAAATATTGTGGTCGGGAGACCGATTCAAGTGATGCAGGAACGAAACAAGAATAACATTGAAGATGCGTACGTGGATGAACTGCATGCCAGATATGTCGCCGGTTTACAGAAACTATGGGAGGAGTGGAAGGATACGTTCGCAACGGAAAGGGCATCGGAATTGGAAATTAACTGATTATCTTGAGTCATGGGATATTAAATGCCCATTGTGTTTAAGTTGACTGTCTCTTTTCTATGGTTAACCGTCCTGCGTTACATATTCAGCGCTCCTACCTGGTCAAATCAAGGACTAAAAAAATAATGGTTCTCGGAAAATATCCCACCAACAGGAACAGGGAGATTTGCTGTTGTGGTAACCCCCATCCCCCGGGGCACCCTATTTATTCCCGTCATATGGGACAGCGAGCCCATTAATGGGTGCCGTACGTacgtatgtacatacatacccaACATACAGTGAGGGCTTGTTATCTAGGACCGATAACGTACCCGTCAGATACTCCGTATTTAACTACCAAATAAAGCTTTGCCAATCCAAGGGACCATCCACatttttccatctcttttGCCC
Encoded proteins:
- the DGA1 gene encoding diacylglycerol O-acyltransferase 1 (EggNog:ENOG410PF9N~COG:I~TransMembrane:2 (i123-141o147-166i)), giving the protein MPDIDRIASGMSMLKENGDHLLIDEHSVLPSTAHQPLKGCPSDAAPRGGSISTEETWQDGRAGSICPERDGELHCKRPGDVASAFDKRILLNETPSGLGEVESSLGVRWAPLSISPRRRFQTLVVLYHTVSIAIFLTAFFFSCAIPLFWPLLLPYLIYISLFSKVATDGSLRRRSRFLRSLRIWTYFAGYFPAKLHRSEVLSPTRKYIFGYHPHGIISHGAFAAFATEALGFSELFPGITNTLLTLDSNFRLPFYRDYALAMGLGSVSRESCENLLSRGGADGEGMGRAITIVVGGARESLDAQPHMIRLVLKRRKGFIKLAIRTGADLVPVLAFGENELYKQVASDQHPLIHKFQLLVKRTMGFTIPLFHARGVFNYDVGLMPYRRPLNIVVGRPIQVMQERNKNNIEDAYVDELHARYVAGLQKLWEEWKDTFATERASELEIN